From the genome of Salarias fasciatus chromosome 22, fSalaFa1.1, whole genome shotgun sequence:
AGAAGAGcagcaggtcctcctcctcctccccctcctcctcttcctcctcttcctcctcctccgtgtcgGTTCCTTTCCAGGTCGGCTGAGCAGCAGAACCGGGTGGAGAACCTCCAGAACTTTGACTCCAGCTGACCTTCTGACCTTTGTTTCAGGTTCCAGTTCTGAGCTGCAGCGTTCCAGAACCTGCccggatacacacacacacacgcacacacacacgcacatgcacactcatttaaaaatgaacCTTCTTCTTCGGTGGTGTCGGTgccgcggtgcgttcagggtcctcACCTCCGCCGTCCCTCTGCTCtcaggtgcgttcaggtgcgtTCGGGAGCGTAGGAACATGGAGAGCATGCGAGCCGTcgtcttcctgtctgtgtgtctgtccgtCATGACGGCTCTCTgtcagggtcaaaggtcggcCGACAGCCAGCTGCCCGACGAGCCCAACCTGGGACTGAGCAGCAGCCAGCTGGtgagtccgccgccgccgccgccgccgccgccgccaccgggCGCCAACCtcagggcgtgtgtgtgtgtgtgtgtctgtgtgtgtgtgtgtgtgtctgtgtgtgtgtgtctgtgtgtgtgtgtgtgtgtatgtctgtgtgtgtgtgtgtgtgtgtgtgtgtgtgtctgtgtgtgtgtctgtgtgtgtgtgtgtgtgtatgtctgtgtgtgtgtgtgtgtgtgtgtgtgtgtgtgtgtgtgtgtgtgtgtgtctgtgtgtgtgtgtgtgtgtgtctgtgtgtgtgtgtgtgtgtgtgtgtgtgtgtgtctgtgtgtgtgtctgtctgtctgtgtgtgtgtgtctgtgtgtgtgtgtgtgtctgtctgtgtgtgtgtgtgtctgtctgtgtgtgtctgtctgtgtgtgtgtctgtctgtgtgtgtgtgtctgtgtgtgtgtgtctgtctgtgtgtgtgtctgtctgtgtgtgtgtgtgtgtgtgtgtgtgtgtgtgtgtgtgtgtgtgtgtgtgtgtgtgtgtcctgcaggtggaggctctTCAGGGTTTCCTGGATGAAGCCGACAGCAGAGTCGGTTTGTCTGTGGAGAAGAAAGCCAGCGTGATCCCTCgagtgaggaaacacacacacatgcacacacacacacacacacacacacacacacacacacacacacgctcgcgcTCTGGGCGCCTCTAACGCTGGGttcctgtgtgtcagtgtgacgTCGGCGAGCGCTGTGCCATGAAGCACGGTCCGAGGATCGGCCGCCTGTGTGACTGTCTGAGAGGAACAGCCTGCAACACCTTCTTCCTGCGCTGCTactgagctgcacacacacacacacacacacacacacacacacacacacacacacacacacacacacacacacacacacacacacacacacctgactgtctgcatgtttctgtctttgttttccgGTCGCTGTTTGTCCTgcagattaatttatttttgttaataaaGTTTCTTCATGAAGCTGAATGACTCTGAATGCTctgtcctacacacacacacacacacacacacacacacacacacacacacactgatacactcacacactcacacacacacacacacacacacacacacacacacacacagacacacacacacacacacacacacagacacacagacagacacacacagacagacagacacacacacacacacacacacacacacacacacacacacagacagacacacacacacacacacacacagacacacacacacacacacacacactgatacactcacacactcacacacacacacacacacacacacacacaccgttggTCAACATCTGGTCTCTCCATTGAATCCatcctgaaggagcagctggggtcaagggtcatgagCATGAGCGTGGAAAGAAGCTAAGCTAAAAGTTGCAGCTGATGTGAAACCAAAGAAAgtcttgttttaaaaatgaagatgaaCGAATTCAGAAGTGTTTTCATCAA
Proteins encoded in this window:
- the cart4 gene encoding cocaine- and amphetamine-regulated transcript 4 is translated as MESMRAVVFLSVCLSVMTALCQGQRSADSQLPDEPNLGLSSSQLVEALQGFLDEADSRVGLSVEKKASVIPRCDVGERCAMKHGPRIGRLCDCLRGTACNTFFLRCY